The following proteins come from a genomic window of Pseudomonas sp. J452:
- a CDS encoding DUF6436 domain-containing protein, which yields MPASRLKVLLASLLAIVWLGAMLAAFWWFEARYIRPFDERTELFSGAALRLPAELAGPGAIRVVHFWGPACPCNVGNQQHLAELLQTYVPRGVQFYVLQKAGSQGQLPEDLRALQSLAALAGSEQLPASPAVAIWDQQGRLAYFGPYSEGAQCTSSNSFIEPILEALSAGRPVRADSNLAVGCFCDWPPETER from the coding sequence ATGCCTGCCTCACGCCTGAAAGTCCTGCTTGCCAGCCTGCTCGCCATCGTCTGGCTGGGCGCCATGCTGGCCGCGTTCTGGTGGTTCGAGGCGCGTTATATCCGCCCGTTCGATGAGCGCACCGAGCTGTTCTCCGGCGCGGCCCTGCGTCTGCCGGCCGAACTGGCCGGGCCCGGGGCGATCCGCGTGGTGCATTTCTGGGGCCCGGCCTGCCCGTGCAATGTCGGCAACCAGCAGCACCTCGCCGAGCTGCTGCAGACCTATGTGCCGCGCGGGGTGCAGTTCTATGTGCTGCAGAAGGCCGGCAGCCAGGGTCAGCTGCCGGAGGACCTGCGCGCCTTGCAGTCGCTCGCGGCCCTGGCTGGCAGCGAGCAGTTGCCGGCCAGCCCGGCGGTGGCGATCTGGGACCAGCAGGGCCGGCTGGCCTATTTCGGTCCCTACAGCGAAGGGGCGCAATGCACCTCGAGCAACAGCTTTATCGAACCGATCCTCGAGGCCCTCAGCGCCGGTCGTCCGGTGCGCGCCGACAGCAACCTGGCGGTGGGCTGTTTCTGCGACTGGCCGCCCGAGACGGAGCGCTAG
- a CDS encoding alpha/beta hydrolase — protein MPSPTSEHFQAERLRSHLRPLAAASQPLSAEEQAYQRYYGLDLASSRTGVRSQLGCFELDGLRIVTQLWLPAEPQATLVLLHGYYDHMGLYRHVIDWALSLNLAVLACDLPGHGLSAGPRASIDDFATYQHTLLGLLDQAASLDLPQPWHLCGQSTGGGILLDYLLNGTPQPQPGATILLAPLVRPRAWGLSKLSYHLLSPFKSAIPRRFSDNSSDSDFLHFVEHRDPLQPRTLPTAWVGALAKWIPRIESAPRSTQRPLIVQGESDMTVDWQHNLDVLQDKFDQPEILRLSGARHHLVNESEALRRQYFAFLGERLR, from the coding sequence ATGCCAAGCCCCACCTCAGAGCACTTCCAGGCCGAACGCCTGCGCAGCCACCTGCGACCCTTGGCCGCAGCATCGCAGCCGCTGAGTGCCGAGGAACAGGCCTACCAGCGTTATTACGGTCTCGACCTGGCCAGTAGCCGTACGGGGGTGCGCAGCCAGCTGGGTTGTTTCGAACTGGACGGCCTGCGTATCGTCACCCAGCTCTGGCTGCCCGCCGAGCCACAGGCCACGCTGGTGCTGCTGCACGGCTACTACGACCACATGGGTCTGTACCGGCATGTGATCGACTGGGCGCTGAGCCTGAACCTCGCCGTACTGGCATGCGACCTGCCCGGGCACGGGCTGTCCGCCGGGCCACGCGCCAGCATCGACGACTTCGCCACCTACCAGCACACCCTGCTTGGTCTGCTCGACCAGGCCGCCAGCCTCGACCTGCCGCAACCCTGGCACCTCTGCGGGCAAAGCACCGGCGGCGGCATCCTGCTCGACTACCTGCTCAACGGCACACCGCAACCACAACCCGGCGCCACCATCCTGCTGGCGCCACTGGTGCGGCCGCGCGCCTGGGGTCTGTCCAAGCTCAGCTACCACCTGCTCAGCCCGTTCAAGTCGGCCATTCCGCGACGTTTCTCGGACAATTCCAGCGACAGCGACTTCCTGCACTTCGTCGAGCACCGCGACCCGCTGCAGCCACGCACTCTGCCGACGGCCTGGGTCGGCGCCCTGGCCAAGTGGATTCCGCGCATCGAGTCGGCACCGCGCAGCACCCAGCGCCCGCTGATCGTGCAGGGCGAGAGCGACATGACGGTGGACTGGCAACACAACCTGGACGTGCTGCAGGACAAATTCGACCAGCCGGAGATCCTGCGCCTGTCGGGCGCGCGGCATCACCTGGTCAACGAAAGCGAAGCGCTGCGCCGGCAGTACTTCGCTTTTCTCGGCGAAAGGCTGCGCTAA
- a CDS encoding 2OG-Fe(II) oxygenase: MPTDLDVQLLPSIIDDLARQGWSRQTAVLPNSLTRELADECRSRGQNGALNPAGVGRGSALAVREGIRGDQIQWLEAGQQPACDRYLAAMDELRQALNQAFFLGLADYESHFALYPPGAFYQKHLDRFHDDDRRTLSAVFYLNDDWQPEQGGALRIYPADGTALDLLPEAGSLVLFMSAELPHEVLPASRERLSLTGWFRRR, encoded by the coding sequence ATGCCTACCGACCTCGATGTACAGCTGCTGCCCTCGATCATTGACGACCTCGCCCGCCAGGGTTGGTCGCGGCAGACCGCCGTCCTGCCAAACTCTCTGACCCGCGAACTGGCCGATGAGTGCCGTAGCCGTGGACAAAACGGCGCACTGAACCCGGCGGGCGTCGGCCGCGGTAGCGCCCTGGCGGTGCGCGAGGGCATCCGCGGTGACCAGATCCAGTGGCTGGAAGCCGGCCAGCAGCCGGCCTGTGATCGCTACTTGGCAGCCATGGACGAGCTGCGCCAGGCGCTCAACCAGGCCTTCTTCCTCGGTCTGGCCGACTACGAGAGCCACTTCGCCCTGTACCCGCCGGGCGCCTTCTACCAGAAGCATCTGGATCGTTTCCACGACGACGACCGCCGCACCCTGTCGGCGGTGTTCTACCTGAATGACGACTGGCAGCCCGAGCAGGGCGGCGCCCTGCGCATCTATCCGGCGGACGGTACCGCGCTCGACCTGCTGCCCGAGGCCGGCAGCCTGGTGCTGTTCATGTCTGCCGAGCTGCCCCACGAAGTCCTGCCCGCCAGCCGTGAGCGCCTGTCGCTGACCGGCTGGTTCCGCCGCCGATAA